The proteins below are encoded in one region of Bacteroides uniformis:
- a CDS encoding O-antigen ligase family protein has protein sequence MQTDIKGHSISPLAVTLLVFIIGLGALIYSILFSTWDITAYVCLSPFFLIIAIQALRNPFAGVCFLFTFNYFFIPWYRYTQGSGLSVWYDVATVTLLVTLLIYSYHQQGKIAWKYTKNILTFGGCIWAIYTAAEIMNPTALTEAWIYSRGIIYSTLVMSLIGVLTMTSYKRLRVIMLFLSIFTLTAVAKAVYQKYAGFDETETTMLIETEMYKTHLLSDVTRYFSFFTDAGNFGSNMGFAAILFGISAIFIKERSIRIYYAIIAVCSIYALFISGTRGALFVPIGGIILLTFLSKNIKLMGATVFFGLFFYVFFAHTYIGESNTSIRRMRTAFRPTEDASYIVRKENQKRLAEYLKYKPFGEGLGLGGVEARKYGSRLTTLIPHDSFYVKIWMETGIVGLVLFLTIYVCTLLRGCYLIMFRIKNNELRGILTAIACGIFGLMISAYGNAFFFQFPTGFIIILFLSVLINGEHIDQLLTQQKMKKK, from the coding sequence ATGCAAACGGATATCAAAGGACATAGCATATCTCCCTTGGCGGTAACATTATTAGTGTTCATCATCGGACTGGGTGCGCTCATCTATAGCATATTATTCAGTACTTGGGATATCACTGCATACGTTTGCCTTTCCCCTTTCTTCCTGATAATAGCAATACAAGCATTAAGAAACCCTTTTGCCGGTGTATGTTTCCTATTCACATTCAATTACTTTTTCATTCCCTGGTACAGATACACGCAGGGCAGTGGGTTGAGTGTCTGGTATGATGTCGCAACCGTCACCCTGCTTGTGACGCTCCTGATATATTCCTATCACCAACAAGGTAAGATTGCATGGAAATACACCAAAAACATTCTGACGTTCGGAGGTTGCATATGGGCCATATATACTGCGGCTGAAATCATGAATCCAACAGCTCTCACGGAAGCTTGGATTTACTCCCGTGGAATCATATACAGTACCCTTGTCATGTCATTAATTGGCGTTTTAACAATGACCTCCTACAAGCGGTTGCGCGTCATTATGCTTTTTCTGTCCATATTCACATTGACAGCCGTAGCCAAAGCTGTTTACCAGAAATATGCAGGTTTTGATGAGACAGAAACAACCATGCTGATTGAAACGGAAATGTACAAGACACACCTTTTATCCGATGTCACCCGATATTTTTCCTTTTTCACAGATGCCGGAAATTTCGGTTCCAACATGGGCTTTGCCGCCATTCTGTTCGGTATCTCGGCTATCTTCATAAAAGAACGTTCCATAAGAATCTATTATGCAATTATTGCCGTCTGTTCCATATATGCCTTGTTCATTTCCGGAACCCGCGGTGCACTGTTTGTCCCCATCGGAGGAATCATATTGTTAACTTTCCTCAGTAAAAATATCAAGCTCATGGGAGCTACAGTCTTCTTCGGATTGTTTTTTTATGTCTTTTTCGCCCATACCTATATCGGTGAAAGCAACACTTCCATCAGACGCATGCGTACAGCTTTCAGACCTACAGAAGACGCCTCATACATTGTCCGCAAAGAAAACCAAAAAAGATTGGCTGAATATCTAAAATACAAACCTTTCGGAGAAGGACTTGGTTTGGGAGGGGTAGAAGCCAGAAAATATGGTTCCCGTCTCACAACACTCATTCCCCATGATTCTTTTTATGTCAAGATATGGATGGAAACCGGCATTGTAGGATTAGTGCTTTTTCTTACCATATATGTCTGTACATTGTTAAGAGGTTGCTATCTTATCATGTTTCGGATTAAGAATAACGAGCTACGTGGAATACTCACGGCCATTGCTTGCGGTATTTTCGGACTAATGATAAGTGCCTATGGAAATGCCTTTTTCTTTCAATTCCCTACAGGATTTATAATCATTTTATTTTTGTCAGTTCTGATTAACGGGGAGCATATCGACCAACTGCTGACCCAACAAAAAATGAAAAAGAAATAG